In Tenrec ecaudatus isolate mTenEca1 chromosome 9, mTenEca1.hap1, whole genome shotgun sequence, the DNA window TTATGAGAACGCTGGCTTTTCATCTCTGTTGGTCACTAAGCAGCTCTCACTGAGCCCTGCTTACTTTGCCCAGTTGTGTTCATGGAGCCTTCCCAGTGGACAGCTACTCCCCCTGAGAGCTCCTATGGGGCTCTCCACTCTGGCCCCCTCAACCTAGATGAAGGAGCAGAAGCCCAAGCACACACAATTGGCAGCGTCAGCATCTTGagtatcccccctccccctcctggtgccTTTGCCTCTGAAGCTGATGGAACCAGGTGTCTGTCCAACCTGCAAGTCTCCCCTGGTCTTGCTACTAAGCTATTTGAATCCCTCAAAAAGATTTGAGATGCTTGGATTGAGAATCACCATATGGCAAGAAGACCTCACCTAGGTGCCCTGTCTGTTCAGCCACTGAGCCCTAAGCCCTAGTCCACTTCTGCCTTAATCTCTGGTAGAACAAGTTCCGACCCAGAATCCTGCCAAAGGAATGGGTGCAATCTCTGCCTGGTGCTGGGAGTCACCTGGGCGAGGACACACCAGGGCGATCACCAACCCCAAGCAATCTCCCTTCGCCATTCTTCTCCGCCACTCCCCCACAGTCACCCTCTGCCCACTGTTACTGGTAAGTGCCAGAAAGTTTGTtccgaccccatgtacaacagagggaaacactgcccagtcctgcgctacCCTCACACCCACGAGGCCCTGTGAAAGGCGCCAACAGCCCCGGGTGTCTAGTTGGGTGTCAGCGTTAGGGCTTTCTCACCAAGTTGCTTTCAATGACCAATATTTCCAAGGGAACACAATCCCCACTGCAtaaactttgactctctaggggCATGGAGTTTTATCTCTTTATCTAAAGAGCAAAAGAAGGGGCCAGGGACCATCCTAATGCAGGTCCATACATGTCAGAGCTCAGTCATCTGTACTGGGAAGCAGGGGCCAGACACCCAAGGAATCTATTTAGACTAATTTCTGGCCAGGCTGTGTCACATgaccctggctcctgcctttgaGCTCAGTTCTTTTGGATTACATCTTTAATCCAGGACATGTAGCTGAAGATTCTGGTGTAGATGCTGACATCTGCTCTCAGCACACAGCCGTCCGTCAAGGCCAGGATTCCATGGAGCGTCCCATTGCACACAGCTAGGGCAGCGGTAACTTCCTGCAAGGAAGAAGACACCAGGTTATCCTCCGGCAGGACAAAaggtatggggggtgggggtgggcaggttcCAGAGGACACTCAGGTCTGGAATGTTACTACCTTGCATGCTTGCCTCCTGCCAGGTACAATGCCCAGGCACACCATGCTGTCTCGGATGTGGTAGGCCCTGTAGGCTTCCTGGCACTCAGCTTTGGGGACCACTGAGACCTTCACCATCTGCATTGAGTCTGGGTCTTTGGCTACAGGATAAAGAGACATCAAAGCAGTACTCCTTGAGTTCTCTTCAGAGGGAGCCGTCAATCGTCATTGTTCCTTTCCTATGTTTTTCTTCCTCTGGAAGAGGAGAAGAGATCAAGCCATTGAGAGATGTGCAGCTAGGAGCCAGAGGAGTTAGGAGATCACCAGATGAATGATGCGAAGTAGATCTCCAGATGGACACAGAGGAGCAGAAGGTCCTCAGATGGATGCAGAGGGAGATCACCAGATGAACAGGCAGGAGCAGAGGGTCATTCAATGAACAAGTTCTTGTTACACTAGCTTCTGAGGAAAGCTCTATGCCAATAGTAAACACCCCTCCAATGAGTCGCCTAAAAATATTCCCAGAATTTGAACAATTAAAGCGCCCTTTGagatggaatttttaaaatttgattggATTTAGAGCTCTCTAACCGATGTCTACAGCCAGAACACTCCctaaaggcaaagatggcaagactttgcctcattTTGTTTGGGCATATttctggagagaccagtgcctgaaaagggacatcacgcttggttaaGTCAAGGAGCAGAGAAAGACCCTCCTCCAGGTGGGTGGACAGGGCGGCTGCAGCGTGGACCTGTGCGGGACAAGAATTGTGAAGGCGGTGTAGGATGGAACGCTACACATGGCGTTGCAAGGAGACAATGACTCAGTGCCATCTCACGGCcaaagagaaacaaatcaagcTGACCCGTAAAGGACAATTTCTACTTTATGATATTTTCAGGAAAATGTACTCCATGTCTTGAGGGCATTTACTGACGGGCATTAAAACAGGTTTGTGTGACAGCAGCATCCACGGGATCCAGGGAAGGTCACAGTAAATGTGCCGAAAGGGACATGGTGGAGGCCCCTGTTTATAATGTGAGGCAACAACACAGTGCAGATGAAACATACTCAAACAAGCTGACTCTTGGAGAAAACCAGCGCAGTCATTGTCCATAAGTGACTGTGAAGTGGTGCTAAACCCCACTTCCTGCACTGACTGCTACCGCGGTGAATAGCTGCAGACAGTTGATTAGCGTTTGGGTGAACACTTTGCGATGGGTGAGCAGGCAGATTCACAAAACTCCAACAGAAGACTGTCTTCATGTGCTCAACTTTTTTGTTCAAGGAATCTGCTCTATGAGTGTAAGAAGAAATCGGACATAAGAGAACATCTAGAGCAGGAGCTTCCCATATGGGGAGAACACTGCCAAtgagatttgggttttatttttaagtgaggGGCAGTCTTGGGTCCATTTTCTGAGGAAATGAGTGGATGTGTAGAATGTATCGATCCAAAATGCTTCTTTCTGAAATACGGAGCCCTAGTGCCCTAAGGGTTATGCATTAGCCCGCTAACCACAgagtgagcagttcgaaaccaccagctgcttcatgggagagactaggctttctgctcccgtaaaaagGTGTTATGgtggcagaaacccacagggcagttgcaTCCTGTCctggggggtcgctgtgagtcggaaccaactggatggcagtgagttctttcagACATATTTCCCTTGAACTTTGAACTCTCTCTATCACGGTCTTGCATAAGGAAAATCTGAGTGAGCACATTATTACGTTTgtgtctcttttgtgtttagTGCACAAATGCTTATTTTGCGGTGTTCCAATGCCTTGTGCTGCTTTATTGCCTAAAATAGTTTGGACAGATTTGATGTGAACGTTGCGTCTGATTTTTGTGTTAGGTCCGAATGGAAGGAACCTGCTTTAATacatagattggggctagaatactAACCATCTCTTTTCACTGACCCCATATCTCCTGTGTAGGATAGCAaatgggaaagagagaaagagggaaaggcTGCGGGTCTCCCTCAGTGATGGCAAGGGACAAGCACAAGAGGCTATAAGAGAGccacacaaggtagaattgcacaAGCTGAGAGGACCCAAAATCTCAGTGACATCCAGTCCTTCTAACTTACAGCAACCCttttggacagagcagaactctccctgcgggtttccaagattataaatcttcatggaagtagacagcctcatctttctttctcagagtgactggtggatttgaacctctgatcttgcagttagcagctcaatgtttaGCCCATGCCAGGCGGGCTCCTCTAAGCATGTCTACTTCTCAGGAAAGAAGGAGGTTCTACCTCGTTGGCACTTACAGGTAAAGCACAGGTTATAGGACCAGGTGGAGACAGTGCATATGGTACTTTCAGGGACATCCTGGTGAGGCAGGCTGACCAGCTGCACATGGGCATTGAGTTGAATCTCCCTTCTCAGCTTGATTAGCATGAGGTCATTCTCGATGGACGTGATGGTGAAGTGTGGGTGGTCGATCATCTTCACATAGCCAATCACTTGAGCATGGATTTCCCGGTGGTCTGCTGGGTTTGTAGCTCCCAAGACCACCTTCAGGTTCCTGAAACAATAGGGGTGGGTGTTCATGAGAGGATTTAACACAGATGGCTTACCCGCCCTTACGGGACTTTCTCAGCTCCTCCCCTGGATTACCACACCTCTTCAAAGGGCCCCCCTAATTTTGCTCTACTACATCCCAGACAAGGTTCTGTGTCCAAACTCAcctcaactcactgcctttgagttgattctaaatcataaagaccctgtaggacaggat includes these proteins:
- the PRSS58 gene encoding serine protease 58 encodes the protein MMKFTLLLALLNLLVASVFSLRYQNAQVPPPYLVYLKSDYLPCTGALIHPLWVITSAHCNLPNLKVVLGATNPADHREIHAQVIGYVKMIDHPHFTITSIENDLMLIKLRREIQLNAHVQLVSLPHQDVPESTICTVSTWSYNLCFTSKDPDSMQMVKVSVVPKAECQEAYRAYHIRDSMVCLGIVPGRRQACKEVTAALAVCNGTLHGILALTDGCVLRADVSIYTRIFSYMSWIKDVIQKN